The Virgibacillus sp. MSP4-1 genome has a segment encoding these proteins:
- a CDS encoding YaaC family protein yields the protein MKDKNLSAFYHQLKSIPYVQGFLSECYRRDKFRDHEKLSFQNADRFVYYLEHAETYLNQAKKAPVSIQPMLLFYGLTQLIKTCLITKRPHYPENTSLLAHGVSARKRKKQSYRFLQDEVKIQQKGLFPYFTSHLFSIHQFTVDKFSMEQLLKRVPEMSNLYDIQHKEKPVIKVGNYGERTLLIPLDTVNDWHLSEKRFVDKLRHFHFSVKDWHLDQDYLYITSDRRLLPHESNLFSMDAESSCLYLCKNRSFFYPFHEVMTHFLLLYNLSMICRYETEWWGELLHSFSNNDYPYILQFLSITAKKIPIMLGYYLFNQT from the coding sequence ATGAAGGATAAAAACCTGTCTGCATTTTATCATCAGCTTAAATCGATTCCTTATGTTCAAGGCTTTTTAAGTGAATGCTACCGGAGAGACAAATTCAGGGACCATGAGAAGCTCAGCTTTCAGAATGCGGATCGTTTTGTGTATTACCTGGAGCATGCGGAAACTTATTTAAATCAGGCAAAAAAAGCTCCTGTATCCATACAACCCATGCTGCTTTTTTACGGACTGACACAGCTTATTAAAACCTGTTTAATAACCAAAAGGCCTCACTATCCCGAAAACACAAGTCTCCTTGCCCACGGAGTATCAGCAAGAAAGCGTAAAAAACAATCGTACCGTTTTTTGCAGGATGAGGTAAAAATTCAGCAAAAAGGGCTCTTTCCTTACTTCACCAGTCACCTGTTCTCCATTCATCAATTTACAGTTGATAAATTTTCGATGGAACAGCTGCTGAAAAGAGTTCCGGAAATGAGCAACTTATATGATATTCAGCATAAAGAAAAACCAGTGATAAAAGTGGGGAATTATGGAGAAAGAACGCTGCTTATTCCTCTCGATACAGTGAATGACTGGCATTTATCTGAAAAGAGATTCGTTGATAAACTGAGACACTTCCATTTTTCAGTCAAGGATTGGCATTTAGATCAGGATTATCTTTATATCACTTCAGATAGAAGGCTGCTACCTCATGAAAGCAATCTGTTTTCCATGGATGCTGAAAGTTCTTGTCTCTATCTTTGTAAAAATCGATCCTTTTTTTATCCTTTTCATGAGGTCATGACTCACTTTCTGCTGCTTTACAATTTAAGTATGATCTGCCGCTATGAGACAGAGTGGTGGGGAGAGCTCTTGCATTCGTTCAGTAATAATGATTATCCTTATATCCTTCAATTTTTAAGTATTACAGCC
- the guaB gene encoding IMP dehydrogenase, which produces MREDKFAKEGLTFDDVLLMPAESEVLPRDVSVRTELSNQLTLNIPLISAGMDTVTEADMAIAMARQGGLGIIHKNMSIEEQAEQVDLVKRSVNGVINHPFFLTPGHQVYDAEHLMGKYRISGVPIVNDEEDQKLVGIITNRDLRFIQDYSIPISDVMTQENLMTAPVGTTVQEAEYILEKHKIEKLPLVDKANHLKGLITIKDIEKVIEYPNAAKDEQGRLVVGAAVGVTADTMVRLKQLVEAGVDVIVVDTAHGHSKSVIEQVKAIRREYPGLDLIAGNVATPSGTRALIEAGANIIKVGIGPGSICTTRVVSGIGVPQITAVFDCAEEAAKHGVSIIADGGIKYSGEIVKAIAAGGHAVMLGSMFAGVKESPGETEIYQGRQFKVYRGMGSVGAMKEGSKDRYFQSESETKKLVPEGIEGRVPYKGPLEDTVHQLIGGLRSGMGYCGTKDIEALRENGKFIRITNAGLRESHPHDVQITKEAPNYS; this is translated from the coding sequence ATGCGGGAGGATAAGTTTGCCAAGGAAGGTCTGACGTTTGATGATGTATTATTGATGCCGGCTGAATCTGAGGTGCTGCCGAGGGATGTAAGTGTCCGTACAGAATTATCCAATCAGTTAACGTTAAATATTCCACTTATAAGTGCAGGAATGGATACGGTGACGGAAGCGGATATGGCGATTGCCATGGCCAGGCAGGGAGGTTTGGGAATCATTCATAAAAATATGTCCATTGAGGAACAGGCGGAGCAGGTAGATCTCGTTAAGCGTTCGGTCAATGGTGTTATTAACCATCCGTTTTTCCTGACACCCGGACATCAGGTGTATGATGCTGAGCATTTAATGGGAAAATACAGAATCTCCGGAGTACCTATTGTGAATGATGAAGAGGATCAAAAGCTTGTCGGTATCATTACCAACCGTGATCTTCGCTTTATTCAGGACTACTCTATACCCATTTCCGATGTTATGACACAAGAAAACTTAATGACTGCACCTGTAGGAACAACCGTTCAGGAAGCGGAATATATATTGGAAAAGCATAAAATTGAAAAACTGCCGCTCGTTGATAAAGCAAATCATTTAAAAGGGTTAATAACCATTAAAGACATTGAAAAGGTTATCGAATACCCGAATGCAGCGAAGGACGAGCAGGGACGTTTAGTCGTTGGTGCAGCAGTAGGTGTGACTGCGGACACAATGGTTCGTTTAAAGCAGCTGGTTGAAGCTGGAGTCGATGTAATTGTTGTAGATACCGCTCATGGCCATTCCAAAAGTGTAATTGAACAGGTGAAGGCGATTCGGAGGGAGTACCCTGGTTTGGACTTGATTGCCGGAAATGTGGCGACACCATCAGGAACAAGGGCTCTGATAGAAGCTGGCGCCAATATTATTAAAGTAGGTATTGGTCCAGGATCTATTTGTACGACCCGAGTGGTTTCCGGGATTGGTGTACCTCAGATTACAGCGGTATTTGACTGTGCAGAGGAAGCAGCCAAGCATGGGGTCTCTATTATCGCGGATGGAGGCATTAAATATTCAGGAGAAATTGTTAAAGCTATTGCTGCAGGCGGACATGCCGTTATGCTGGGCAGCATGTTTGCCGGAGTTAAAGAAAGCCCCGGTGAAACGGAAATCTATCAGGGACGGCAATTTAAGGTTTATAGAGGAATGGGTTCAGTAGGGGCAATGAAGGAAGGATCCAAGGACCGTTATTTCCAAAGTGAGTCTGAAACTAAAAAGCTTGTACCAGAAGGAATCGAAGGACGTGTCCCTTACAAAGGCCCCTTGGAAGATACCGTGCATCAGTTAATCGGCGGCTTGAGATCGGGAATGGGCTACTGTGGAACCAAGGATATTGAGGCATTGCGGGAGAATGGAAAATTTATTCGTATAACCAATGCAGGTTTACGGGAAAGCCACCCTCATGATGTACAAATAACAAAGGAAGCCCCAAACTATTCGTAA
- a CDS encoding D-alanyl-D-alanine carboxypeptidase family protein: MKKSVKALGMVMTAILITMVAIIPAPISTHAQPNNIEAKSAILVDAETGQILYEKEADLALPPASMTKMMTEYLVLEAIENGDISWDTTTTISDYAYWLSSDNAFSGIGLRQNKEYTVEELYTAMAVNSDNATTVALAELVAGSEGEFVKMMNQKAQEMGLPEAEFVNSTGLGNSDLGEYYPEGTSADADNYLSARSAALLAYHLINDYPQALDYSSITEAKLDKESFTNWNWMLPGMPGQLAPFGYEGLDGMKTGWTDEAGYCFTGTAERNNRRLISVVMRTDSEEARFEETRKLLDYGFNQTKTAELYPADYQKKDESTLKVNKGKEQSVDIATDEAIRGVVPSGEEKPYEIEFTLDKSKLNEDGELTAPLKKGEAVGTAQIKYTGEELFGYITEHIGKDANVQLVTQDAVEKANWFTLTFRAIGDFFSDVFGGIADWFKGLF, encoded by the coding sequence ATGAAAAAGTCAGTAAAAGCTTTGGGAATGGTGATGACTGCCATTCTGATAACAATGGTTGCAATCATTCCAGCACCGATTTCAACTCATGCACAACCGAACAATATTGAAGCAAAATCAGCTATTTTAGTGGATGCAGAAACAGGCCAGATTTTATACGAAAAAGAAGCCGATTTAGCTTTGCCTCCAGCCAGTATGACCAAAATGATGACGGAATATCTGGTACTAGAGGCCATAGAAAATGGAGATATCAGCTGGGATACAACGACAACGATTTCTGATTATGCCTATTGGCTTTCTTCAGATAATGCATTTTCAGGAATAGGTTTGCGTCAAAATAAAGAATATACCGTAGAAGAACTTTACACAGCGATGGCGGTTAACTCAGATAATGCGACAACCGTTGCACTGGCCGAATTGGTCGCAGGCTCTGAAGGTGAATTTGTAAAAATGATGAATCAGAAGGCTCAGGAGATGGGATTACCAGAAGCTGAGTTTGTGAATTCCACAGGTTTAGGTAATAGTGATTTAGGAGAATATTACCCGGAAGGCACGAGCGCTGATGCAGATAACTATTTATCAGCCAGATCAGCGGCCTTACTTGCCTATCATTTAATTAATGACTATCCTCAAGCCCTTGATTATTCAAGTATTACAGAGGCTAAATTAGATAAAGAATCGTTTACAAACTGGAACTGGATGCTGCCTGGAATGCCGGGACAGCTTGCTCCATTTGGTTATGAAGGCCTGGATGGTATGAAGACAGGGTGGACCGATGAAGCAGGCTACTGCTTTACAGGTACTGCTGAGCGGAATAACCGCCGACTAATTTCTGTCGTGATGCGGACAGATTCTGAGGAAGCCCGATTTGAAGAAACAAGAAAGCTGCTTGACTATGGGTTCAACCAGACAAAGACAGCAGAACTTTATCCTGCCGACTATCAAAAGAAAGATGAATCAACACTCAAGGTCAATAAAGGAAAGGAACAGTCGGTGGATATAGCTACTGACGAGGCCATTCGTGGGGTTGTCCCTTCCGGTGAAGAAAAACCTTATGAAATTGAATTTACCCTTGATAAATCCAAACTGAATGAAGATGGCGAATTAACGGCCCCTCTTAAGAAGGGAGAAGCTGTTGGAACTGCACAAATAAAGTATACTGGTGAAGAGCTTTTTGGATATATAACGGAACACATCGGCAAAGATGCCAATGTTCAACTTGTTACTCAGGATGCTGTGGAAAAAGCCAATTGGTTTACTCTTACCTTCCGGGCAATTGGTGACTTTTTCTCAGATGTATTTGGTGGAATTGCTGATTGGTTCAAAGGTTTATTTTAA